A DNA window from Flavobacteriales bacterium contains the following coding sequences:
- a CDS encoding BrxA/BrxB family bacilliredoxin, giving the protein MYPEELIASMRQDLSGSGFTEVKSVEEVDAAIKQEGTTLVVINSVCGCAAANARPAAKMAAQHTKRPDRLVTAFAGNDVEAVSHARALMAPYPPSSPSIALFKDGKLVHMVERHHIEGRPAEMIAENLTGAFEEYC; this is encoded by the coding sequence ATGTACCCAGAAGAACTCATTGCCTCCATGCGGCAAGATCTTTCCGGAAGTGGATTCACCGAAGTAAAAAGTGTTGAAGAAGTCGATGCTGCCATCAAGCAAGAAGGCACCACGTTGGTCGTGATCAACTCGGTTTGCGGATGTGCCGCCGCAAATGCTCGTCCGGCCGCAAAAATGGCCGCTCAGCACACCAAGCGCCCCGATCGTTTGGTTACGGCGTTTGCCGGAAACGATGTAGAGGCCGTGAGTCACGCTCGCGCCCTGATGGCTCCGTACCCGCCAAGCTCACCGAGTATCGCCCTTTTCAAAGATGGCAAACTGGTTCACATGGTGGAACGCCATCACATCGAAGGTCGCCCAGCCGAAATGATCGCCGAGAATTTGACCGGCGCATTCGAAGAATACTGCTAA